The nucleotide sequence agaaatgaataaaaactctaTAACTTTTCGAAAGGTGCACATtgcttcttcaggggcaaactagCATTTCCAGATGTGGGTTGTAGCATTTTTACCCATTTCTGCCAATGTCCCATCTAATATCATAACCATACTGTTATTAGGAATACAGTTTAGACTGATCaaaggagaaaataaaacaacaaaattctgtTATGATAAGCTTATTTTCCttaaataaatacttgtttttctAGTTATAGTGAGAAGTACCGTTCTGTAAGATAGAAGGCAAGTCTTAATGTTCCTGCTTCTGTAATGTAAGAAGTACCGTTCTGTAAGATAGAACGTACATTTTAATGTTCCAGCTTCCAAAGAACTATAGAATTATAGAATAAAACGGAAGTTTTAATGTATTCCAACTTCTGTACTGTATTATACGTATCTATATTAaagttacattttgtttacaacaaatagttaaaaaattttaaagtttaaattaaaatgtaaactcTTCACACTTAATAGTTTTGACAGCTATTAATGACTTATTAATAGACTTGTGATGAAAGCTCATTCGTCATATCTGTCTTAGCTGTAAAGTACACAAACTTATCTGTCTGCACGTGTGTGTACTTATAACGTATATATTTGAAAGTTCAATATTAAACGCACCTACGGAGAATGGCATGAAAAAATGTGGTTTCACTATCTTCCCGTCCAACAGGAATCTTTCTGGTTTGAAAGTCTCAGGACTGGACCAGAGATCGGGATCCATGTGGATGGCCCATAAATTAGGTAACACATGAGTGTCTTTAGGAATGTGGTAGCCTGCAAGTTCAGTGTCtctgtaaaataaacataaatacgCTGATATCGATGAAGTTCTTAagttaaatttggttttatttccGAACAGCAGTTTATCTGAAGTAGTTTTCTCAATATTAGTTTTGATAACTCTTACTATTGTAGTGATCTTCGGGTGTACGGCTTACTGATAAtcgcttttaaaaatataaatggaataataatgaatttattctatctagtatacatatatacatgaacACCGATTAGTGAACTTTAATATCCTAGCATGATTATATAAAGCTTTAGCTAGAAAAGTactgaaatatttaaatcttACTCAAGTGTGGCATGTGCGTTTCCCAATGCAATAACGTTCGCCCGTCTTAGCACTTCCAGAATCGTAGCTTCTGTGTACGGAAGGTCTGTTTGATCGGATAACTTGGGAAGGCGATGACGTCCTACAACAGCGTCTAGTTCTCTTTGTACACGTTTTTGAACTTCCGGGTTCCTAACAAGGAATAAAATCGCCCATTCAAGTGTTGACGTCACGGTTTCCAGCCCGGCACTAAAGATGTCTCCCATTACTTGTAATAGTTGCATTTCTGAAGTAATACATAAAGCAAACTACTCATCaaacattgataaataaaaacatttgtaggaAAACCAAGACACTCTACAGCTAGGAGAAGAAAATAAACGACGCGTTAACAATGCTCAAATAAAAACAGTGGTCATCCATATAtgaacgagggctatctgcgctagccgtccctaagttagcagtgtaagaccagaaggaatgcagttagtcattaccacctaccgccaactcttcagttactcttttgccaacgaatactgggactgatcgtcacattacaacatccCCGCGACTAAAAGTACAATTATGTGTGGAGTGATGGGAATTTGTACCAGCGAcattcaaattacgagtcgagcgccctgttaccacctggccatgccggctgtgaaaatttgataaaattagaCTGTTAATAATACTTTGGTGAAGATagcataaataaatattcttgtgATAAAAAGAAGGAAGGTTTTATACTATGTATTCAAACTTGTAGCTTCTTTTAAAGATACACATGTGCTATACTTTATTTAGTATGATAATCACGAACAACAGTTTAGTTGCTTTTCTGAATGATTTCATCAAAGTAGGTGACTGGAGTTTCTGAATTATTCATGTAAATGtcagttaaaaataacatatctcAATACATGTCAACTTTTAGAAAGTTTTCAGTTTATCTTTTTgtttaatcataatttttaaagtgtgctacttatttaatttatttagtctAAACCAGTAACGGATTTAAGGTTGTGCAGGTCCAGGGGCTAATCATTTTGTGAACCCTACATCCCTgtaattttaaatagaataatattatcAATGAACCCCTATTAAGACCATGGGCCATGCGGCTCAGACCCTtttagcccctacctaaatacgccactggtCCAAACTACAATAGTACAGAATACAAATCTCTATaatgataaagaaatatatttgttcttactcgaataactttattttaaagacataTAAACAAAATTGAAGTGTCAAAAACTGTGTGTGAAAATGCTATCCTATTAGTATTTTTTAAAGTTGGAGATTATGTGAACCCTTACTGGACCTCATTCTAATCCAATCACACGAACATCATTCTTGTTACTTACACCTGGCAGTTAAAGTAActtaaaactgaattaattaaattttggatTACATTTTCAGTGTACCTTACCTGAAAAAAACGACTCTTTGTTTTCGTCTTGACTTTCTTGAAGCTGAACCAAGTAGGCATCCACGAAATCTCTGATTTTACTGTGGTCTAGAGTGCGCTTGTGTTCCTCTGCCACTTCTTTAAAATACGCTGCGCTTTCTTGgcgattttctttaattttatggtAAGCATAGCTTCCTCCTGGTATGTATCGTAACATTGGAATAAAATTTACGGGAACAGCTAAAGTAAGCAAACGAAATCCTTCATCTATAAGCTCCAACAAACGGGTGAATCGAGGATCTTCTTTTGAATAGGTGACGCTCATTAGTAGAGATCCTACAACGTTACTTACGGCACGGGCGATTGCTGGACGTAAACTACAAGGAGCCCCATCTAGATAGTAAATTCCCGATAAAAATTCCATGACTTGTTCCtggaaaaaagaaacatattacTAAAAGAAAAGACATTGTCTGCCCTTAAAGAAAATGCTACAGAAGATTTTTACTTGAATCTATTAAGCATATTTTGATCgttttaagaaagaaattaatgaaatgtttaataactgttttgtttatgttataattaacacTGAAGGCagaaagaaataacttttttctttaaatgtcatagcttcaattttaagttatataatattatttcagtttacaaCCATATCCTACAAGATCCCTTTCGGCTACCACTGATAATTTAGTGAAAGTGagacaaatatttaacataccTTCACTTTATTCTCAAGAGCAGCTTTTCCTGGTCCTATATTTTTTGCACCAAATTGTCGCATAACGCAATGTACAAATGCTCGCTGTTCCCGCCAGAGAGCACCAGAAGAGTTAATAATACCTGAAAGAACAAAG is from Tachypleus tridentatus isolate NWPU-2018 chromosome 2, ASM421037v1, whole genome shotgun sequence and encodes:
- the LOC143245534 gene encoding cytochrome P450 18a1-like, producing the protein MSLLIHYTFLLLRSLHWYLPPTLSLVLIFIMVLLITRLLFLSRSHSRLPLPPGPRGLPLFGFLPFLGRDFHLTLTSLARTYGSVYQIFLGGKRVVVLNDPHIVRQAFRQHVFSGRPDTELTKLLQGYGIINSSGALWREQRAFVHCVMRQFGAKNIGPGKAALENKVKEQVMEFLSGIYYLDGAPCSLRPAIARAVSNVVGSLLMSVTYSKEDPRFTRLLELIDEGFRLLTLAVPVNFIPMLRYIPGGSYAYHKIKENRQESAAYFKEVAEEHKRTLDHSKIRDFVDAYLVQLQESQDENKESFFSEMQLLQVMGDIFSAGLETVTSTLEWAILFLVRNPEVQKRVQRELDAVVGRHRLPKLSDQTDLPYTEATILEVLRRANVIALGNAHATLEDTELAGYHIPKDTHVLPNLWAIHMDPDLWSSPETFKPERFLLDGKIVKPHFFMPFSVGRRVCLGDVLTKMELFLFITGLLHQFNLGVPEGEELPSVEGKVFISLTAKPFNVCALPRDKALVLV